In Neomonachus schauinslandi chromosome 12, ASM220157v2, whole genome shotgun sequence, the sequence CCCCCTTCTGAACTTGCCCTTGTCTGCCaggacctgggggaggggggcgttaCATAGGGACTCCCAGCCCCAACAGAGCAGCTGGCCTGCCCTGAGGGCAGGTTTACCCCTGCCTGCCACTAGAGAGTGAGTTCCCGAAGAGCTGTCCCTCACCGGGAGCCAGCACAGGGCCCACAGACCGGGAAATCAGTTGGACGTCTGCAGGAAAGCTAGTGACAGTTCACAGAGTTGCCAGCCCAAGCCTCCAGAGAGAGGCAAGGATGGGTTGGCCAGGGGCGTTCACCGCCTGGCGGGAGCCCTGAGATGGGGAGGGTCTCGGAGGCCAGAGGCCACAGCTGGGCTCTGCCGTCAGGGCTCCCAACCCCCTCCATTGGTCTGGGTGGCATCTCGCCTCCCGGTCCCAGCCGACTCGAGCGCGGTGCTGCAGACccattgtggggggggggcggcattGGACCCCTCGGACCTGCGCCCTCAagatccccctcccccccacgcaGGTCCTCCGTCCTAGGCGCAGGCCTCAGGCCGTGGACGCCGGCCGGCCCCAGTTACCGTTTCGGAAAGTGCCAAGCGCGCGGCGCCGGGACAGATCgccgccaccgccccccccccgccccgcccccgcagccccccccccccccccccccgccccgcccccgcagccCCTCCGTCCACGcccggctcctcctcctcctcctccttccccaggggtgggggcagccggCTCCGGAAGCCCtggcgcccccgccccggccgccACTGGAGCTTTGGAGAGGCGGTGCGCGCGGGAGCGCGCCACGCGGGGCCGGAGCTCCCAGCCGCCACCAGCGCCGCAGAGACCCCCCGGCCACCCCTGAGCCCCCACTCTCCCCTGAGCCATTGCCCGGCCCAGAGCCCTCTCGCCCCACCCCGGATCCTCCCGCCCGCTCCCACCCGGAGCCCTCCGCCGACCCCGGCGCCCCCGCCCACGCGGGACCCCTCTGCCGCCCCTCCCCAGAGTCCCCGCCCCTCGCCACCCCGGGGGCCCCCCGCGCCCCTGCCCCCCGCGCAAGCCCCGGCCATGGCGGCCGTGCGCGGGGCGCCCCTGCTCGGCTGTCTCCTGGTGCTCCTGGCGCTGTGCCCCGGGGGGCGCCCGCAGACGGTGCTGACCGACGACGAGATCGAGGAGTTCCTCGAGGGTTTCCTGTGGGAGTTGGAGCCTGAGACCCGGGAGGACGACCTGGAGGAGCCGCCGCCCCCCGAGCCCACCCTGCGCGCCCGCAAAGCCCAGGCGGGGGGCAAGCCGGGGGCGCGCCCGGGGGTAGCCAAAGAGGGTAAGATCCCCAGGGGCGTGCCTCGGGGGGGTGGCCCGCCGTGCGATGGGGGACCTCGGGGCGCCCCACTTCTCAGGTGACAATGGCAGGCCCTGGCAAGGGTTTGGCTGCTGTCCATTCTGCTCTGTGAGGCACAGGAGAGCCCACGCAGAGGTCGGTGCTGGCTTGTGGCCCTCTGTGCACCGAGGCACATCCGCGGTTTGGGCCCTCCCGCCCCTCACCCCCCGTCCCCCAGAAGGACGAGCATTGAGCCACCTGGGGACTTGGCTGCCTCTCCCCAGGTCTGTCCTGTGAGCTGCCCTCATGTCCTCATGGGGCCTGTGTGTGGCAGACCGTGGCTGTGCCCATGCCACCCCCAGagtcccagcctcagcccttCCTTGGGAGGGCTCCCCAGCACCCTCCTGCCCGGCCTCCTGTTCCAAGAGCACAGAGGCAGGTGAGGGGGCTGCCGCCGGGAGCAGTGAGCAGCGCCCTTTCCGTGGCCGTGGATTCACTGTGGTGGTGCGTCGCAGGGCACGGGGCCCAGGACTTCTTACATAATGTTGTCAATAAACCTCAGCTGTTTATGGTGACTTTCTGGAGGGGGGCAAGGGTCCTGttgatctctctctcccaggaGACTCCAAAGCACCATCCATCATTCCTGAGGTCAGCAGCCCCTCCCCTGTGTCCTCTTCTAGATCTTTCctggctccttccccaccccttggGAGGCGGATCCTAGGACCCAACATGGCCTCCCCCGCCAACCTCTACTCCCCATTCCAGGCTTACTGTCCTGGCCTCCTGGATGCCTCTGTGGCAGCCCTGTTTCTCCTGGCTGTGTGCATTCTGTAAATTTTTCTGTGTTTAGGCCTCCGGCCACCACCCCCATCACATTCTCCCTCGCACTTGCTCAGGGGCCTGGAGGACTCCCACAGACTGCCCCGTGCCCTGCTCCCGCTTCCTCCCCCAGACTCTGAGAGGGCTGAGCAGCTGCGGTGCctgtctgtcccccaccccccatgtggCCCCAGGACCCCCCCTCTTGGTTAGAGCTGCCAACCCACCCCAGACCCCTTACTTCCCGAAAAGGACATGAGTGATCTTTttcttgctctgcagggagcttcagggaggccccaggcccaggcccttGACTTTGGGTGGCAGTTGGTGGGGATGAGACCTCCTTCCCCTTTAGACTGGGCACTCCCCcaggcctggatggctcagtcaccTCTCTGCCCCTTCGGTGCCCTGCACAGTATAACGCTCCCTGATCAGCTGAGCGGACACGTGGGGAAGAGGATGATGAGGGGCCTCTGTTGAGTTTTGGCGGGTGGGAGGGTGAGGGCCTGCTCCCTGGGCCAAGCTGTGGTGTTGGTGGCAGAGAGCTGCCAACAGAAagcctgggttccaatcccagctcttccaagagggcaagtgacttcacctcttGGTTTCCCAATCCAAGAAACACAGGGCCAGCAAGAACCAGTGAGAGCCGCTATTCCCGGGTTGTGGGCACCTTGGGGTGGCCGTGTGAGATATGGAGTGACATCCCCATTGATTTGACTTAAATCTGCATTTGTGACAGCACCTCTGGAAAAGGCcaaagacaaagggaagaaagggaagaaggacaaAGGTCCCAAGGCAACCAAGCAGCCCCTGGAGGGGTCCCTCAGGCCACCCAAGAAACCCAAGGAGAAGCCACCTAAGGCCACCAAGAAACCCAAGGAGAAGCCACCCAAGGCCACCAAGAAGCCCAAGGAGAAACCACCCAAGGCCACCAAGAAGCCCAAGGAGAAACCACCCAAGGCCACCAAGAGGCCCTTGGCTGGGAAGAGGCCCCCCACCGAAACCCCGTGGTGGCCAcggcccctgcctcccagccccggCCCCGAGGAGCTGCCTCGCGGGGGAGGTGTGTGCAGGCTCTCCTGGGGTTGTGGGGCTCTGACCTGCTAGGCtactgggagggagagggggtccCTAGGCCTCTGCTTCCTGCAGATAGATCCTGAGGGCCACTCAGACAGGGTGGGCTCTGGAGCCTCGTTGTCAGGAACGTAGCCGTTTGGTTGGAGCTCCCTTGGGGCGGCTGCCTCGCCTGGGCAGGGGGGTGCTTGGCAGCCTCGTGGATAGGGTTTGCTCTCCAGTGTCCTGGATCTGTCCCCGGGCCCCCACCTGGATCCCTCCTCCTGTGTATTGTTGGGCCCTGAGTCTTTGGGGTGCCCTCCTGCTGGGGCCTAGGCTCCCCAGAAAGCCCTCCAGCTCTCAGGCCCCAGGAGATACCAGCAGGGTGCTGAAGGCCAGAGCAGTCCAGGCCTCCTGGGAGTGAGCTCAAGCTTTGGGAGCTGTCGGCAGGGCCTAGGTCTCGTGGGGGCTCCCGATACAACCAGTGGTCAGGGCGGGCTTCCCATCCACCGGCTTGTGGGGTTTGTGTTGCAGGCGGGGCCCTCCCAAGTCCTTGGCTGGGTCCAGGAGGAGAAACTGATTCGGAGCGCCAGTCTGGTGAGTGGGCGATATCCACCCGGCCTTGGGGGACCTGCTGCCTTGGCTGGCTGAGCCGGGGTAGGGGCATCAGTGAGTGTCTTCAACAAGCCAGCCATGAGCATTTCCCCCAGAGCCAGAAGAGGAGACCGAACCACCCACCCTGGACTACAATGACCAGATAGAGAGGGAGGACGATGAGGATTGTGAGTAGGCTCCCCCTGCCCTTGTCTGGACCCGGACCCCTGGCCCCGGGGTCCACTGATGGTTGGCCCACCCAgaggccctgccctcccagcccctctcccctcgaGGGGGGGCCTTGGACTGGCTCAGAGCCCGCCATCCCCCTCAGTTGAGTACATCCGACGGCAGAAGCAGCCTCGGCCACCCCCCAGCAGGAGGAGGCCGGAGCCCCCAGAGGAGAAGGCCGAGCCGCCCGGGCCTGGGCTGGAGGCCCCTAAGGAGAGGATCGGTAGGCTGGGGAccgctgggggagggaggggtgccaGGCACGGGGGCTCTGggcccacccctgcctcccaccgCCACAGAGCCTCCTCCGAAGCCGCTGCCGCCCCCCCTGCCTCCCGACTATGGAGATGGCTACGTGATCCCCCACTATGACGACAGTGAGTGCCCGGGCCCGGCCCGCCACACCCCTGCTTCCGCTGCTTTGCAGGGAGTTGCCTTGCCAGCGCCCCTCCGTGCCCACATGGACTCGCAGCCCTGGTCTGATCTCCTCCCTCGGGCTGTTCCCTCCCGAACGCTAGTGGGCTGCAGTCTCCGTCCCCTGCTCCCGTTCTATCTGCCCTCACCCGCGCAGGACCCCAGCTCCTTCTGGGCAGCCACTGTCCTCTCCCTCTTGTGCCTGTGTCCACGGGGCCCGAGCAGGTTCCTgccctttccctgcccccaggTCCCCACCAATCCTTCCCACTGACCCTTGGCCCCAGCTCAGCCCTCACTCAAGACCACCCCCTCCCGGCCACAGGCGTCAGGTGTCACTCAAGGTGTGTCCCGTGTGTGCCCCATTCCCTGCCCAGACTCCATGGCCCACCTTTCCCGAGGCCACGGCCTCCCAGGTCAGGCTGGTGACTTCCCGGGCTCAGGCTCATCCTGCCTGCGCCTAGGTGGCCTCCCCTCCAGGagcccctccctcctcatccCTGCCTACCTGGATTCTTAAGCCCTGCCCTgaccccacctcctcctcctgcactTCCTCCTGGCAGTCCTGCCGGCCAGGCTCCTGTGGATCCAGGAGCTCTGGCTCACAGAGGGGGCTCTGGGGGCAGCATCTGGGCCACCTCAGCAGGGCTCTGCCTCCCCACAGTGGACTATTACTTCGGGCCTCCCAGACCCAGGAAACCCCACACTGAGCTAGAGACagatgaagagaaggaggagCTGAGTGAGTGGAACCAAGctgttcccccctcccccggcctgaCCCCCAGTGCAGGCCTGACCCCTGACCCCCCTGCCCCCTGAAGCCCAGGGCTAAGGTGACAGGCTTCTTCTGCTTTCCACTGTTCAGAGAAACCCAAAAAGGAGGGCAGCCCCAAAGAGGAGGAGACAGATGACAAGTGGACTGTGGAGAAGGACAAGGACCACAAAGGTGTGTGTCTGGGGGCTGGACCCACACAGCCGGGATCCCTGTGTGAGAGCAAGTGCGTTCCTGAGGCTCCCGGACCCTCTGCACCATTTCCTCCTGTTGTTGCCTCCAGGGCCCCGGAAGggtgaggagctggaggaggagtggGCTCCGACAGAGAAAGTCAGTGAGTAAGGGGCCTGGGGGTTGCAGGGGCTGCGGTATGTGGGGGCTGGTGTATGTGGGGGGCTGGTCTATGTGGAGGCTGGGNNNNNNNNNNNNNNNNNNNNNNNNNNNNNNNNNNNNNNNNNNNNNNNNNNNNNNNNNNNNNNNNNNNNNNNNNNNNNNNNNNNNNNNNNNNNNNNNNNNNNNNNNNNNNNNNNNNNNNNNNNNNNNNNNNNNNNNNNNNNNNNNNNNNNNNNNNNNNNNNNNNNNNNNNNNNNNNNNNNNNNNNNNNNNNNNNNNNNNNNNNNNNNNNNNNNNNNNNNNNNNNNNNNNNNNNNNNNNNNNNNNNNNNNNNNNNNNNNNNNNNNNNNNNNNNNNNNNNNNNNNNNNNNNNNNNNNNNNNNNNNNNNNNNNNNNNNNNNNNNNNNNNNNNNNNNNNNNNNNNNNNNNNNNNNNNNNNNNNNNNNNNNNNNNNNNNNNNNNNNNNNNNNNNNNNNNNNNNNNNNNNNNNNNNNNNNNNNNNNNNNNNNNNNNNNNNNNNNNNNNNNNNNNNNNNNNNNNNNNNNNNNNNNNNNNNNNNNNNNNNNNNNNNNNNNNNNNNNNNNNNNNNNNNNNNNNNNNNNNNNNNNNNNNNNNNNNNNNNNNNNNNNNNNNNNNNNNNNNNNNNNNNNNNNNNNNNNNNNNNNNNNNNNNNNNNNNNNNNNNNNNNNNNNNNNNNNNNNNNNNNNNNNNNNNNNNNNNNNNNNNNNNNNNNNNNNNNNNNNNNNNNNNNNNNNNNNNNNNNNNNNNNNNNNNNNNNNNNNNNNNNNNNNNNNNNNNNNNNNNNNNNNNNNNNNNNNNNNNNNNNNNNNNNNNNNNNNNNNNNNNNNNNNNNNNNNNNNNNNNNNNNNNNNNNNNNNNNNNNNNNNNNNNNNNNNNNNNNNNNNNNNNNNNNNNNNNNNNNNNNNNNNNNNNNNNNNNNNNNNNNNNNNNNNNNNNNNNNNNNNNNNNNNNNNNNNNNNNNNNNNNNNNNNNNNNNNNNNNNNNNNNNNNNNNNNNNNNNNNNNNNNNNNNNNNNNNNNNNNNNNNNNNNNNNNNNNNNNNNNNNNNNNNNNNNNNNNNNNNNNNNNNNNNNNNNNNNNNNNNNNNNNNNNNNNNNNNNNNNNNNNNNNNNNNNNNNNNNNNNNNNNNNNNNNNNNNNNNNNNNNNNNNNNNNNNNNNNNNNNNNNNNNNNNNNNNNNNNNNNNNNNNNNNNNNNNNNNNNNNNNNNNNNNNNNNNNNNNNNNNNNNNNNNNNNNNNNNNNNNNNNNNNNNNNNNNNNNNNNNNNNNNNNNNNNNNNNNNNNNNNNNNNNNNNNNNNNNNNNNNNNNNNNNNNNNNNNNNNNNNNNNNNNNNNNNNNNNNNNNNNNNNNNNNNNNNNNNNNNNNNNNNNNNNNNNNNNNNNNNNNNNNNNNNNNNNNNNNNNNNNNNNNNNNNNNNNNNNNNNNNNNNNNNNNNNNNNNNNNNNNNNNNNNNNNNNNNNNNNNNNNNNNNNNNNNNNNNNNNNNNNNNNNNNNNNNNNNNNNNNNNNNNNNNNNNNNNNNNNNNNNNNNNNNNNNNNNNNNNNNNNNNNNNNNNNNNNNNNNNNNNNNNNNNNNNNNNNNNNNNNNNNNNNNNNNNNNNNNNNNNNNNNNNNNNNNNNNNNNNNNNNNNNNNNNNNNNNNNNNNNNNNNNNNNNNNNNNNNNNNNNNNNNNNNNNNNNNNNNNNNNNNNNNNNNNNNNNNNNNNNNNNNNNNNNNNNNNNNNNNNNNNNNNNNNNNNNNNNNNNNNNNNNNNNNNNNNNNNNNNNNNNNNNNNNNNNNNNNNNNNNNNNNNNNNNNNNNNNNNNNNNNNNNNNNNNNNNNNNNNNNNNNNNNNNNNNNNNNNNNNNNNNNNNNNNNNNNNNNNNNNNNNNNNNNNNNNNNNNNNNNNNNNNNNNNNNNNNNNNNNNNNNNNNNNNNNNNNNNNNNNNNNNNNNNNNNNNNNNNNNNNNNNNNNNNNNNNNNNNNNNNNNNNNNNNNNNNNNNNNNNNNNNNNNNNNNNNNNNNNNNNNNNNNNNNNNNNNNNNNNNNNNNNNNNNNNNNNNNNNNNNNNNNNNNNNNNNNNNNNNNNNNNNNNNNNNNNNNNNNNNNNNNNNNNNNNNNNNNNNNNNNNNNNNNNNNNNNNNNNNNNNNNNNNNNNNNNNNNNNNNNNNNNNNNNNNNNNNNNNNNNNNNNNNNNNNNNNNNNNNNNNNNNNNNNNNNNNNNNNNNNNNNNNNNNNNNNNNNNNNNNNNNNNNNNNNNNNNNNNNNNNNNNNNNNNNNNNNNNNNNNNNNNNNNNNNNNNNNNNNNNNNNNNNNNNNNNNNNNNNNNNNNNNNNNNNNNNNNNNNNNNNNNNNNNNNNNNNNNNNNNNNNNNNNNNNNNNNNNNNNNNNNNNNNNNNNNNNNNNNNNNNNNNNNNNNNNNNNNNNNNNNNNNNNNNNNNNNNNNNNNNNNNNNNNNNNNNNNNNNNNNNNNNNNNNNNNNNNNNNNNNNNNNNNNNNNNNNNNNNNNNNNNNNNNNNNNNNNNNNNNNNNNNNNNNNNNNNNNNNNNNNNNNNNNNNNNNNNNNNNNNNNNNNNNNNNNNNNNNNNNNNNNNNNNNNNNNNNNNNNNNNNNNNNNNNNNNNNNNNNNNNNNNNNNNNNNNNNNNNNNNNNNNNNNNNNNNNNNNNNNNNNNNNNNNNNNNNNNNNNNNNNNNNNNNNNNNNNNNNNNNNNNNNNNNNNNNNNNNNNNNNNNNNNNNNNNNNNNNNNNNNNNNNNNNNNNNNNNNNNNNNNNNNNNNNNNNNNNNNNNNNNNNNNNNNNNNNNNNNNNNNNNNNNNNNNNNNNNNNNNNNNNNNNNNNNNNNNNNNNNNNNNNNNNNNNNNNNNNNNNNNNNNNNNNNNNNNNNNNNNNNNNNNNNNNNNNNNNNNNNNNNNNNNNNNNNNNNNNNNNNNNNNNNNNNNNNNNNNNNNNNNNNNNNNNNNNNNNNNNNNNNNNNNNNNNNNNNNNNNNNNNNNNNNNNNNNNNNNNNNNNNNNNNNNNNNNNNNNNNNNNNNNNNNNNNNNNNNNNNNNNNNNNNNNNNNNNNNNNNNNNNNNNNNNNNNNNNNNNNNNNNNNNNNNNNNNNNNNNNNNNNNNNNNNNNNNNNNNNNNNNNNNNNNNNNNNNNNNNNNNNNNNNNNNNNNNNNNNNNNNNNNNNNNNNNNNNNNNNNNNNNNNNNNNNNNNNNNNNNNNNNNNNNNNNNNNNNNNNNNNNNNNNNNNNNNNNNNNNNNNNNNNNNNNNNNNNNNNNNNNNNNNNNNNNNNNNNNNNNNNNNNNNNNNNNNNNNNNNNNNNNNNNNNNNNNNNNNNNNNNNNNNNNNNNNNNNNNNNNNNNNNNNNNNNNNNNNNNNNNNNNNNNNNNNNNNNNNNNNNNNNNNNNNNNNNNNNNNNNNNNNNNNNNNNNNNNNNNNNNNNNNNNNNNNNNNNNNNNNNNNNNNNNNNNNNNNNNNNNNNNNNNNNNNNNNNNNNNNNNNNNNNNNNNNNNNNNNNNNNNNNNNNNNNNNNNNNNNNNNNNNNNNNNNNNNNNNNNNNNNNNNNNNNNNNNNNNNNNNNNNNNNNNNNNNNNNNNNNNNNNNNNNNNNNNNNNNNNNNNNNNNNNNNNNNNNNNNNNNNNNNNNNNNNNNNNNNNNNNNNNNNNNNNNNNNNNNNNNNNNNNNNNNNNNNNNNNNNNNNNNNNNNNNNNNNNNNNNNNNNNNNNNNNNNNNNNNNNNNNNNNNNNNNNNNNNNNNNNNNNNNNNNNNNNNNNNNNNNNNNNNNNNNNNNNNNNNNNNNNNNNNNNNNNNNNNNNNNNNNNNNNNNNNNNNNNNNNNNNNNNNNNNNNNNNNNNNNNNNNNNNNNNNNNNNNNNNNNNNNNNNNNNNNNNNNNNNNNNNNNNNNNNNNNNNNNNNNNNNNNNNNNNNNNNNNNNNNNNNNNNNNNNNNNNNNNNNNNNNNNNNNNNNNNNNNNNNNNNNNNNNNNNNNNNNNNNNNNNNNNNNNNNNNNNNNNNNNNNNNNNNNNNNNNNNNNNNNNNNNNNNNNNNNNNNNNNNNNNNNNNNNNNNNNNNNNNNNNNNNNNNNNNNNNNNNNNNNNNNNNNNNNNNNNNNNNNNNNNNNNNNNNNNNNNNNNNNNNNNNNNNNNNNNNNNNNNNNNNNNNNNNNNNNNNNNNNNNNNNNNNNNNNNNNNNNNNNNNNNNNNNNNNNNNNNNNNNNNNNNNNNNNNNNNNNNNNNNNNNNNNNNNNNNNNNNNNNNNNNNNNNNNNNNNNNNNNNNNNNNNNNNNNNNNNNNNNNNNNNNNNNNNNNNNNNNNNNNNNNNNNNNNNNNNNNNNNNNNNNNNNNNNNNNNNNNNNNNNNNNNNNNNNNNNNNNNNNNNNNNNNNNNNNNNNNNNNNNNNNNNNNNNNNNNNNNNNNNNNNNNNNNNNNNNNNNNNNNNNNNNNNNNNNNNNNNNNNNNNNNNNNNNNNNNNNNNNNNNNNNNNNNNNNNNNNNNNNNNNNNNNNNNNNNNNNNNNNNNNNNNNNNNNNNNNNNNNNNNNNNNNNNNNNNNNNNNNNNNNNNNNNNNNNNNNNNNNNNNNNNNNNNNNNNNNNNNNNNNNNNNNNNNNNNNNNNNNNNNNNNNNNNNNNNNNNNNNNNNNNNNNNNNNNNNNNNNNNNNNNNNNNNNNNNNNNNNNNNNNNNNNNNNNNNNNNNNNNNNNNNNNNNNNNNNNNNNNNNNNNNNNNNNNNNNNNNNNNNNNNNNNNNNNNNNNNNNNNNNNNNNNNNNNNNNNNNNNNNNNNNNNNNNNNNNNNNNNNNNNNNNNNNNNNNNNNNNNNNNNNNNNNNNNNNNNNNNNNNNNNNNNNNNNNNNNNNNNNNNNNNNNNNNNNNNNNNNNNNNNNNNNNNNNNNNNNNNNNNNNNNNNNNNNNNNNNNNNNNNNNNNNNNNNNNNNNNNNNNNNNNNNNNNNNNNNNNNNNNNNNNNNNNNNNNNNNNNNNNNNNNNNNNNNNNNNNNNNNNNNNNNNNNNNNNNNNNNNNNNNNNNNNNNNNNNNNNNNNNNNNNNNNNNNNNNNNNNNNNNNNNNNNNNNNNNNNNNNNNNNNNNNNNNNNNNNNNNNNNCGCATGTCCTTGGAGCTgtggtgcggggggggggggggggcaggggggggggggggggggggggcgtggggggggaaggggaagggctgGCCAGGGTGGGGGCGTGGCTGGCAGTTGGACAGCTCAGGGCCCCGCCCGCCCGCCTTCGGCAGCTGTCCACAGTTACTACGCACAGAACGAGGTGGTGACCACTGACAACCTGGACTTCCGGCACCACAGCTACAAGGACATGCGCCAGGTAGGGCGCTTGTCCCTGGGCCGTGGGGGCCTGTCCGGAGGCTGGGGTCAGGGCTCACGGGGAAGCTTGTGTTCAGGGCTCCCATCCCAGACCCAGCCTGCCTGAGAGGGAGGTTGGCCGGCCGTCGCCTCAGGGAAGGGAAACCTCTCTCTCTGGTGCTGGTACCCGAGAGGGGCTGGGTCGCCTGCCGGGGCCTCTCCTACCACAGACGCCTTCCCCATGGAACAGACCAGGGTGCTGGGAGAGGCCTGGCACTCCCTGCATCGAGGGCTGCCTCCATGGGCGGCGGGTTGTGTAATTCAGTGTCCTCTCCCGCGCCCAGCTGATGAAGGTGGTGAACGAGGAGTGCCCCACTATCACCCGCACATACAGCTTGGGAAAGAGCTCACGCGGGCTCAAGATCTATGCCATGGAGATCTCAGACAACCCCGGGGATCACGAGCTGGGTGAGGGCCCCATAGCCCCCTGGAAGCCTGCCCTCCCTGGCATGGGTTTGAGCAAGGCCCTGGCATTGCAGCTGGTCCCTGTGCCTGTCTCAGGAGCCTCTCTGGGGGTCCCAGTCTGCCTCGCTGGGCCCCACAAGCCTCAGCGGCCCCCATTCCCCTGGGTGTGAGCCAGCGTGGGTCCTTCCTCCGGGGCCCGGGTGGTTGCTGAGGCTCCCGCCCTTGCAGGGGAACCCGAGTTCCGATACACGGCTGGGATTCACGGCAACGAGGTGCTGGGCAGAGAGCTGCTACTGCTTTTTATGCAGTACTTGTGCCGCGAGTACCGGGACGGGAACCCGCGCGTGCGCAGCCTGGTGCAGGACACGCGCATCCACCTGGTGCCCTCGCTGAACCCCGACGGCTACGAGGTGGCAGCGCAGacggtgggtggggggagtggaggggtgggggggggaggcggggctgggggggggggggggggggggggggcggggccgggccaggggtggggggcaggttgACGCCAACCCCACTGGTTCCTCCAGGGCTCCGAGTTTGGGAACTGGGCGATGGGGCTGTGGACTGAGGAGGGTTTTGACATCTACGAAGACTTCCCAGATCTCAACTCTGTGCtctggggagcagaggagaggaaatgggTCCCCTACCGGGTCCCCAACAATAACCTGCCGATTCCTGAACGCTATCTCTCCCCAGATGCCACGGTGAGGCAGCAGCCTGGCTAGCAGGCCTGGGGGAGCGGCCTGGACCCTAGGGTCCTGTCTGGACTTGGGGGTGGGCGGGCGGGTGACTGAGGCTGGGCGCTGAGCCTGGTGAGGCTTGGGGGCACAGAGGGGGCATGAGTACGGCGGGGCGGTCCACAAGGAGGGCGATGGTGGAGGCTGTGGCTCAGAGCTCACGCAGTGGCCGTCCCCAGGTGTCCACGGAGGTCCGAGCCATCATTGCCTGGATGGAGAAGAACCCCTTCGTGCTGGGGGCCAACCTGAACGGCGGTGAGCGGCTCGTGTCCTACCCCTACGACATGGCCCGAACACCCACCCAGGAGCAGCTGCTGGCCGCGGCCATGGCGGCGGCCCGGGGAGAAGACGAGGACGAGTTTTCTGAGGCCCAGGAGACCCCGGACCACGCCGTCTTCCGCTGGCTGGCCATCTCCTTCGCCTCTGCCCACCTCACCATGACGGAGCCGTACCAGGGCGGGTGCCAAGCCCAGGACTACACCAGCGGCAGGGGCATCGTCAACGGGGCCAAGTGGAAGCCCCGGTCTGGGAGTAAGTCCGCCTGGGAGGGGCCGGGGGCGCTGCCTGGGGGTCCCGGGGTGACTGCGGCTCTGTCTGCCCCTGCACAGCCATCAACGACTTCAGTTACCTGCACACCAATTGCCTGGAGCTCTCCATTTACCTGGGCTGCGACAAGTTCCCCCACGAGAGCGAGCTGCCCCGAGAGTGGGACAACAACAAGGAGGCTCTGCTCACCTTCATGGagcaggtgggggcgggggcgcaggGCTGGGGCCCGGGGGAACTCACAGCAGCTGCGCCACGCGGTGGGGCCTGCCTGGGGACACCCGGCCTTGCCTCCCTCTGCAGGTTCACCGTGGCATCAAGGGGGTTGTGACGGACGAGCAGGGCATCCCTATCGCCAATGCCACCATCTCCGTGAGCGGCATTAACCACGGTGTGAAGACAGGTACCTTGCGTGCGCCCCGCCGCCCCTCCTTCCTGAGGGGGGAGCCAGATCTGTGCGAGGTCTTGGCCAGACGCACCCCCCAGAGGGTCCAACcgaggcagagggagggctggCGGCTGGGAGGGGGCGTCTTGGGCGGCAGCACCGGCCTCCCTCTGCAGCGAGCGGGGGTGACTACTGGCGCATCCTGAATCCGGGTGAGTACCGCGTGACGGCCCACGCCGAGGGCTACACGCCGAGTGCCAAGACCTGCAACGTGGATTACGACATCGGGGCCACCCAGTGCAACTTCATCCTGGCCCGCTCCAACTGGAAGCGCATCCGCGAGATCATGGCCATGAACGGGAACCGGCCCATCCCGCGCATCGACCCCTCGCGCCCCATGACCCCCCGGCAGCGGCACGTGCAGCGGCGCCGCCTGCAGTACCGTCTGCGCATGCGCGAGCAGATGCGGCTGCGGCGCCTCAACGCCACGGCCACCCCGGGCCCCAGCACCCCCGCGACGCGGGCGCCCCCCACCGCCACGCTGCCTgccgcccccaccctgccccccgcccccgcccccacccccagcgccaGCCGGGGGCCCTGGCACTTGGCGCCCGAGGCCACCGCGGCGGGCTGGGAGGAGTCGGAGACGGAGACGGAGACCTACACGGAGGTGGTGACGGAGTTTGGGACACAGCTGGGGCCCGAGGAGCACGAGGAGgaccaggaggaggaggtggtggtggtcatGGCCCCAGAGTTCCCTTTCACCACAGCCGAGACCTACACagtgaactttggggacttctgAGCCCCGAGCCAGCTCAGTGGCCACCAGC encodes:
- the AEBP1 gene encoding adipocyte enhancer-binding protein 1 encodes the protein MAAVRGAPLLGCLLVLLALCPGGRPQTVLTDDEIEEFLEGFLWELEPETREDDLEEPPPPEPTLRARKAQAGGKPGARPGVAKEAPLEKAKDKGKKGKKDKGPKATKQPLEGSLRPPKKPKEKPPKATKKPKEKPPKATKKPKEKPPKATKKPKEKPPKATKRPLAGKRPPTETPWWPRPLPPSPGPEELPRGGGGALPSPWLGPGGETDSERQSEPEEETEPPTLDYNDQIEREDDEDFEYIRRQKQPRPPPSRRRPEPPEEKAEPPGPGLEAPKERIEPPPKPLPPPLPPDYGDGYVIPHYDDMDYYFGPPRPRKPHTELETDEEKEELKKPKKEGSPKEEETDDKWTVEKDKDHKGPRKGEELEEEWAPTEKGRGGGRGRAGQGGGVAGSWTAQGPARPPSAAVHSYYAQNEVVTTDNLDFRHHSYKDMRQLMKVVNEECPTITRTYSLGKSSRGLKIYAMEISDNPGDHELGEPEFRYTAGIHGNEVLGRELLLLFMQYLCREYRDGNPRVRSLVQDTRIHLVPSLNPDGYEVAAQTGSEFGNWAMGLWTEEGFDIYEDFPDLNSVLWGAEERKWVPYRVPNNNLPIPERYLSPDATVSTEVRAIIAWMEKNPFVLGANLNGGERLVSYPYDMARTPTQEQLLAAAMAAARGEDEDEFSEAQETPDHAVFRWLAISFASAHLTMTEPYQGGCQAQDYTSGRGIVNGAKWKPRSGTINDFSYLHTNCLELSIYLGCDKFPHESELPREWDNNKEALLTFMEQVHRGIKGVVTDEQGIPIANATISVSGINHGVKTASGGDYWRILNPGEYRVTAHAEGYTPSAKTCNVDYDIGATQCNFILARSNWKRIREIMAMNGNRPIPRIDPSRPMTPRQRHVQRRRLQYRLRMREQMRLRRLNATATPGPSTPATRAPPTATLPAAPTLPPAPAPTPSASRGPWHLAPEATAAGWEESETETETYTEVVTEFGTQLGPEEHEEDQEEEVVVVMAPEFPFTTAETYTVNFGDF